The nucleotide sequence CCAGGAGCCGCGGTACGGAATGATCCGAGCAGAGAAAAGCAGCTTTCCAGAGCTGTGCGTCTTGCCCTTATCGTGTTCGAAGAATACGCCAGGAGATCGGTGCAACTGCGACACAATCACGCGCTCAGTTCCGTTGATGATGAAAGAACCTTTGCTTGTCATCAACGGGACTTCGCCCATGTAGACTTCTTGCTCCTTCACTTCTTTTACAACTTTGTTTTGTGTTGTAGAAGACTCGCGGTCATAGATGATCAACTGAACTTTGGCTCGGACAGCGGAGGCAAATGTCAAACCGCGCGTCTGACATTCACGAACATCAAACGTGGGTTTGGCCAAGTTGTACTCAAGGTACTTCATCTCGACAAAGCCATTGTGGGAGACTATCGGAAAAGCTGCCTCAAAGGCCGCTTGAAGGCCCTCTGCTGTGCGCTTCTTTGGCGCGACATCTGCTTGCAAAAACGCAACATATGCGTCTTTCTGCATCTGCAGCAAGTAGGGGATTTCGAGCACGCTATCGCGGCTTCCGAAATTTTTACGAATACGTTTGCGTTCAGTGAATGTGTAAGCCATTAGATCTCCGGGCAAAGACTGAGGAATCCTGGGGGTCCTAGGCGACTGTCGTATTGAGCTTTTCCGTCAATACTGCTTGGTGATTGGCCACTACCAACCATTGGCGGACGGCTGTACATTGCGCACAGCCCGAACCAAGGCATCTTCTGCAGTCGGAATCAGAAGACACTGAAAAACAAACCACTGGTTTGCTTTTCAGTGCGCTCTTTACAGCGCAAAAAGGCTGGGAACCTTTTACGGGCTCCCAGCCTATCACACAAGTTGAATTTACTTGAGTTCTGCCTTAGCGCCAGCTTCCACCAGCTTCTTAACAGCAGCTTCAGCATCTGCCTTAGCAATGCCTTCTTTGACGTTCTTGGGTGCGCCATCGACCAAGTCTTTAGCTTCCTTGAGGCCCAGACCTGTGATTTCGCGAACAGCCTTAATCACAGAAACCTTAGTTGCACCAGCGTCGAGCAAAACTACGTTGAATTCTGTCTGCTCTTCAGCAGCTGCAGCAGTTGCACCGCCACCAGCAGCAGGAGCAGCCATTGCAGCTGCGCTTACGCCGAATTTCTCTTCGATGGCTTTCACCAAGTCGTTGAGTTCCATGACCGTCATGCTATCCAATGCGGTCAAAAATGCGTCTTTATCGAATGCCATTTTTTATCCTAACAATATTGATTTGTATGTGCAACGGTCAATTAAGCCGCTACAGCCTCTGCGGGAGCTTCTACTGCACCAGCACCTTTTTTCTCTGCCACAGCTACCAGCACACGAGCGGTGCGGGAAATTGGGGATTGCATCAAGCCCAACAATTGAGCAAGCAACACTTCCTTGGATGGAATGCTTGCCAACTGCTTAACGCCATTCGCGTCTAGGCTTTTGCCTCCGTATGCGCCACCGCGAATAACCAACTTGTCATTGGTTTTCGCGAAGTCTGCAACCACACGGGCCGCAGCAACTGCATCTTCAGAGAAGCCATAGATCAACGGACCGGTCATCATGTCGGACACGACTTCAAACGAACTTCCAGCCACGGAACGACGGGCCAAAGTGTTTTTCAAAACACTGAGACTTACGCCATTGCTTCGCGCTGCTGTACGCAACTTCGTCATGTCAGCGACCGTAATGCCGCGGTATTCCGCCATCACGAGCGTTTGAGCTTTTGCGGCGAGGCCAGTCACATCACTGATGACCGCTTCTTTCTCACTGCGATTAAGACTCAAGGTCTACTCCTTAAAAATGTACTTTCATGCCAATTAAGGCACTTAAGTACGCCACATTGCAGCGATCAACTGTTTTGGATGTTATTTCCATGAGCAGCGGAATCGCCATCTGCGTTGGTTTTCTCTGATTAAGGACAGAGGCTTGCTTCCAAACCTCTTCCACCAACGGTCTTGGATGACCTGCCTACTCTCGCGAGCGGACAGCCCACCACTTTGCGCTACTCTTGCGAGTAGCTCAAATCTTCGATTAGGCTGCGATAGTTTGCAAGTCAACGCGGACGCCTACGCCCATCGTCGATGAAACCGCAACCTTCTTCAAGTACACGCCTTTGCTTGTGGCGGGTTTTGCTTTGTTCAACGCATCGACCAAGGCGGCCAAATTCGCTTGCAGCTTCTCTGCTTCGAATGAACGACGACCAATAGTCGAGTGGACGATACCGGCTTTGTCGACACGGAACTGAACTTGACCGGCTTTTGCGTTCTTAACAGCGGTAGCCACATCCGGAGTGACCGTGCCAACCTTCGGGTTAGGCATCAGGCCGCGTGGGCCCAAGATTTGACCCAATGTACCCACAATACGCATGGCATCAGGCGCCGCGATTACGACGTCAAAGGGCATATCACCGGCCTTGACCATTGCAGCCAAATCGTCCATACCAACAACATCGGCACCAGCGGCCTTCGCTTCTTCGGCCTTTGCGCCTTGGGCGAACACAGCAACGCGCTTTGTCTTACCGGTGCCGTTTGGCAACACAACCGCACCACGAACAACTTGATCTGACTTTTTGGCGTCGATCCCTAGCTGCACAGCAACATCGATAGACTCGTCAAATTTGGCGTTGGCAAACTCTTTTACCAATCCAAGTGCGTCGCCCAATTTGTACAACTTATTGGTATCAACTTTGCCAGCTTGGGATTTTTGTTTCTTTGTGAGCTTAGTCATTTACACGCCCTCCACATTCACGCCCATGGAGCGCGCAGATCCGGCAATAGTACGGACGGCTGCATCCATATCAGCTGCAGTCAGGTCTTTCATTTTTGTCTTGGCGATTTCTTCAAGCTGAGCTCTAGTAATCTTGCCAACTTTAACAGTGTGGGGCGTTGAAGATCCCTTGTCGATCTTCACGGCCTTTTTGATCAATACAGTCGATGGAGGCGACTTAATGATGAACGTAAAGCTCTTATCCGCAAATGCAGTGATGACCACTGGTAGTGGCAGGCCAGGCTCAACACCTTGAGTTTGCGCATTGAATGCCTTGCAAAACTCCATAATATTGAGACCACGTTGACCCAACGCAGGGCCAATTGGGGGGGACGGATTCGCCTTACCAGCAGGCACTTGCAGCTTGATGAATCCGACGATTTTCTTCGCCATGTTTTCTCCTTACGGGTTCTAACGCTTCAGCTTGTGGTAACAAGTTTTCGCTCCCCGGGGGTTAACGACTCTAAATTAGTATGTCCGCACCGAGTCGGGAAATGCGGCATATTTTCAATCAAATAGCCAGCTAAGTCTTTTCGATTTGTGAAAAATCAAGCTCTACTGGTGTTGAACGACCAAAAATGGTGACAGACACGCGAACCTTACTCTTCTCATAGTTCACGTCTTCAACGGAGCCATTGAAGTCTGTGAATGGCCCCTCTTTCACTCGAACAAACTCGCCAACCATGAACTCTATTTTATGCCGAGGCTTCTCAGTGCCTTCCTGCATTTGGTTCACAATCTTCATCACTTCAGCCTCGGAAATCGGGGCGGGCCGATTCTTCACCCCACCAACGAATCCCGTGACCTTATTCGTATTTTTGATGAGATGCCAAGTGTCATCGTTCATCACCATTTCGACCAACACGTATCCTGGAAAGAATTTCCGCTCGGTGGTCTTTTTCTGTCCGTTTTTTACTTCTACAACCTCTTCCATCGGAACCAAGACGCGCCCAAACTTGTCTTGCATTCCCTCGCGTGCAATTCTTTCCAATATGTTGCGTTCGACTGCCTTCTCCATTCCCGAGTAAGCATGAACCACATACCAGCGCAGGTCTGGATTTGTCGCAGAAGCTGCCAAAGGCGCGTCAGAGGAAACTTCCAATTGATCAGTCATTATTTTTTCCAGCCCAGAAACAAATCGTAGAAGAGCCACTCCAAGGTCTTATCGGTAAGCCACAGGAAAACAGCCATGATCAAGACAAAACCGAACACGTAGGCGGTAATTTGCATTGCTTCTTTTCGTGCAGGCCAAACGACCTTGCGAACCTCTCGCCAAGCGTCTTTGCCAAAGGCAATAAGTTGCCGCCCTGACTCCGTCAGAAAGAAAACGATCAATGAAGCAGCAACTCCCAATAGCAAGACAAGCCACTGCAGCAATACACCTTGCTTACCCAAAAGATAGAAAGCTACCAGCGACCCAACTAACAGTGCGGCAGCAAGCACCAGCTTTGCGGTATCAGCCCCGGAGTTGACGGTTTGAACTTGAGTAGTCGCCATATTTTCCAAATGCGTTTCCGCAACAATCTCTTCTAAATTTGCCTTTTTCAAGGCACCGAAGCCCGCTACACAGTAGCGGGCTTGGAGTTCATTGCCACCTTGCTATCCTGGTGGCAGGGGCAGTAAGAATCGAACTTACAACCTTCGGTTTTGGAGACCGACGCTCTGCCAATTGAGCTATACCCCTATATGCGAATTACGCAATGATTTTAGCAACCACACCGGCGCCGACAGTACGACCACCTTCACGGATAGCGAAGCGCAAGCCTTCTTCCATCGCGATGGGGTTGATCAACTTCACGGTGATGGAGACGTTGTCACCAGGCATCACCATTTCTTTGCCTTCTGGCAACTCGATCGCACCTGTCACGTCCGTTGTGCGGAAGTAGAACTGTGGGCGGTAGTTGTTGAAGAAAGGTGTGTGGCGTCCGCCTTCGTCCTTGGACAAAACGTAGATTTCGCCTGTGAAGTGTGTATGTGGCTTGATGGAGCCAGGTTTGCACAACACTTGACCACGTTGAACGTCTTCACGCTTTGTGCCGCGCAACAAGATACCGACGTTGTCACCAGCTTGACCTTGGTCGAGCAACTTGCGGAACATTTCCACGCCGGTGCAGGTTGTCTTTTGTGTGTCAGCGATACCAACGATTTCGATTTCTTCGCCGACCTTGACGATACCGCGCTCAACGCGACCCGTCACCACGGTACCACGACCGGAGATGGAGAACACGTCTTCCACAGGCATCAAGAATGCACCGTCCACTGCGCGCTCTGGCAGGGGGATGTAAGTGTCCAAGGCATCAGCCAGTTTCATGATGGCTTCTTCACCCAACGCACCCTTGTCGCCTTCCATAGCCAATTTTGCAGAGCCGTGGATGATAGGTGTGTCGTCGCCTGGGAAGTCGTACTTGGACAACAGTTCGCGAACTTCCATCTCGACCAGTTCCAACAACTCAGCATCATCGACCATGTCGCACTTGTTCAAGAACACGATGATGTAAGGAACGCCCACTTGGCGAGCCAACAAGATGTGTTCACGTGTTTGGGGCATTGGGCCGTCAGCTGCGGAACAAACCAAGATCGCGCCGTCCATTTGAGCCGCGCCAGTGATCATGTTCTTCACATAGTCAGCGTGTCCGGGGCAGTCCACGTGGGCGTAGTGGCGGTTAGCGGTTTCGTATTCAACGTGAGCGGTATTGATGGTAATACCGCGCGCTTTTTCTTCAGGTGCCGCATCGATTTGGTCGTAAGCCTTCGCTTGTCCGCCAAACTTTGACGCCAACACGGTAGTGATCGCCGCTGTCAGCGTTGTCTTACCGTGGTCAACGTGACCAATAGTGCCCACGTTCACGTGGGGCTTGGTACGCGTGAATTTTTCTTTTCCCATTTCCGAACTCCGAAATTAATGAGGTCAAACAATCAAATGTCGCCCCATCCAACATTAGATGGGTGCACAAAATATTGGTGCCCATTGCGGGAATCGGACCCGCGACCTCTCCCTTACCAAGGGAGTGCTCTACCACTGAGCCAAATGGGCTTCTAAAGCTTCACATTAACCATGGAGCGGGGTAGGAGAATCGAACTCCTCGCTTTAGCTTGGAAGGCTAAGGTATTACCACTATACGAACCCCGCATCGACCCACTCGAAAATTTGCGGTAGCCACCTAGACTTCCGCAAACCTTCATTAATTCATCACTGGTGGAGAGGGCTGGATTCGAACCAGCGTACTCGTAAGAGGGCAGATTTACAGTCTGCTGCCATTAACCACTCGGCCACCTCTCCAATGGTGAACCATCGATTATGCCATGCAAATTGCACTTTTGCGTGGCACGAAATTCGAAAATGTTCGCGACTAGTATTCTAGCCTGTAAATTGGTCGATTTGAAGCCCTATGTCTACAAGCCATTGTTGTTGCAGATCGAAACGCTGTGGCAAAGGGTGGCGAAATAAGACTTTGTCTTGGGTGATACCCAGTTGCGGATGGCCTTCGCTGGCCTGCAATGCGCGCAATGCCCATGCAGTTAACGCTGCAGAAAGCCCCCATGCATGCAGGATAGGGGTCGACTTCGTAGCAAAGACTTTCGCGCACTCCTGGGACCGCGCTGCAGAAAACAAACTGTGACTGTCATCACTTTGATAAGTCTGCAGCTTCTCAATAAACACGGCACTTTTGGGCGTGCGCAAATCACTTAAGTTGAGAATTCGCGCGTGCTGCCACTGAACACCCTTGCCCTGTGCCAGCAGCATCAAGCGCATGATTTGGTACTGCGTTCTGTCCGGCTGCGCGGACACGAAACCATTGCGGCTGCCCCCATCCCACAAGGCATCCAATGGACGTGACGCCCCTGGATTCATCATGACAACCAGCAAGTCTGGCTCTCGGTGGATAACCTCGTCCAACGCCCAGTGAGCGGGCGCTATCTCCAGCCGATCTCGCAGGAGTTCGGGCGTTTGCGCTATGTGTTTTTCGTAAAACCGACCGTAGACTGCAAATTTATTGAGCAACTCGGCCGCAGATGCCTGCGGCACCGGCACTTGGACCCGCTCAGCTAATGCAGACTTGCTCACGGGGTTCCGAACAAGCGGGCCAAGGCTTCTCCTGGCTCGGCCTCTCGCATGAAGGCTTCGCCCACCAAAAATGCGCCAACACCTGCTGCGCCCATGCGTAAGACATCTTCGCGTTGGTGAATCCCACTTTCGGTGACCAAAATGCGGTCACTATCCACGAGTGGGCGCAAGCTCAAAGTGGTATCCAAAGAAACGTCAAAGGTCTTTAAATTGCGGTTGTTGATACCGATGAGTGGCGTTTTAAGCTTAAGCGCCCGCTCCAATTCCGGCTGATCATGCACCTCCACCAGCACGGCCATGTCTAGCCTGTGCGCGATGGCTTCCATGTCCTGCATCTGAGCGTCATCCAAGCACGCTGCGATCAACAAAATGCAGTCAGCCCCCATGGCGCGGGACTCATAGATTTGGTACGGGTCGATCATGAAGTCTTTGCGTAGCACCGGGAGCTGGCATGAGGCTCGTGCCTGCTTCAGGTAGTCCACACTACCCTGAAAGAACTGCACATCCGTCAACACCGACAAACATGCAGCGCCGTGCTCCGCATAGGACTGGGCAATATCTGCCGGAATGAAGTCTTGGCGGATAACCCCTTTGGATGGACTGGCCTTCTTGATTTCTGCAATGACTGCGGGACGTCCGGCTTGCAACTTGGCCTTGATTGCCCCCACAAAGTCGCGCGTCAGCACACGTGACTCCGCATCTTCGCGCACTACGGCAAGCGACTTGCGCTTCATGGCAGCGGCGACTTCAGCCCGCTTGACTGTCACAATTTTTTCTAAGATATCCGTCATTTCATTCTTTCAACTTGGGTTGACGCCAAACTAAACGGCATCACCACTTTCTTTTGCGGATTATTGTGCAGGCACAGCCCTAGGCGGCAGATTTAAGCTGTTGGGACAAAGCCACCAACTGCTCGAGCTTGCGCAGTGCTGCTCCCGATTCGATAGCTGCTTGCGCAAGCTTTATGCCGTCGCCCATGGTTTTTGCCACATTTGCCGCGTACAGAGCAACGCCAGCGTTGAGTAACACAATGTCTTTGGCTGGACCAGCTTGGTTGTTCAACACACCCAGCAACATCGCCTTGGAGTCTTCTGCCGTGTCCACCTTCAAACTGCGGTTGCTTGACATCACCATGCCGAAGTCTTCAGGGTGGATTTCGTACTCAGAAATCTTGCCATCTTTGAGCTCGCCCACCAAGGTGGCCGCCCCCAGACTCACCTCGTCCATGCCGTCGCGGCCGTAGACCACGATGGCGTGCTCAGCGCCCAGACGCTGCAAGGCACGCACCTGAATCCCCACCAAATCTTGGTGAAAAACACCCATCAGAATATTGGGGGCGCTGGCAGGATTGGTCAAAGGGCCCAAGATATTGAAGATGGTGCGAACGCCCATCTCGCGGCGCACAGGTGCCACATTTTTCATAGCGGGGTGGTGGTTGGGGGCAAACATGAATCCCACGCCCTGCTCGGTGATGCACTGGGCGATTGCCGCGGGCGGCAAATTGATGTTCATGCCCAAGGCTTCCAGCACGTCGGCACTTCCACTCTTACTGCTCACGCTGCGTCCGCCGTGCTTGCTGACCTTGGCGCCTGCGGCCGCTGCTACGAACATAGAGCACGTGGAAATATTAAAGGTGTGCGAACCGTCACCGCCAGTGCCCACGATGTCGACCAAATGGGTGGTGTCAGCCACTTCAACCTTGGTAGAAAACTCGCGCATCACCTGGGCGGCGGCGGTGATTTCACCAATGGTTTCTTTCTTCACGCGCAGGCCGGTGATGATGGCCGCCATCATCACCGGGGACATTTCGCCCGACATGATTTGCCGCATCAAGTGCAGCATCTCGTCGTGGAAAATTTCGCGGTGTTCGATGGTGCGCTGTAAGGCTTCTTGAGGGGTAATGGGCATCGCTATCTCCTAGTGTTATGGGGTTGGGGTGTGGGTCAGCGCCAGCTTGGCGCCAAACCCTACAAACATGAGGCCGGCAACGCGGTCCAGCCAGTGCATGGCACGCTGCACCAAGGCCACGCGTCCAGCCAGCCAAGCGGCTGCCAAGGCCCACGCAGTGTTAATGGGAATGGCGTTGAGGTTAAAGATCACGCCCAAGGCGACGAAAGCCCACGTTTTGTTGTCCGCCTCGGGGGCAATAAATTGCGGCACAAAGGCCAAGAAAAACAAAACGACTTTGGGGTTCAAGACATTGGTCCAAAAACCACCCGTGAAAATCTGGCCCATATCTGGCGCTGCGCTTGCAACACCGCGCTCCTCAGCGGCCAGCGCCAATGGACTTGCACCTGCAGACGTCAACAGCAGTTTGACGCCCACCCACACAAGATAGGCTGCCCCCACCCACTTCACCACGTTGAACGCCCAGGCGGAGCTGGCTAACAAAGCGCCCATACCGACTGCAGCTGCGGCAACGTGGACAAAGCAGCCACCGGTGATGCCCAAGCCAGCAACCACACCGGCCCGCGCACCATAGCGCAAAGCATTGCGCACCACGTACAGCACATCAGGACCGGGCGTGAGATTCAAAATCCACCCGGCCACCACGAACAACAACAGACTATGGGTATCCGGCATTTGTACTCCTTTGCACACTTGCTCCAGTCGATCCGCTTTGCCAGGTCTCGGCCCCATCGCAACCATGAGACCCGTAGATTGCACGCGAACTACTTATTGGCAATTTAAGCCTCTTGCGCCCATAGAATAAGCGCTTGCAGCTATCTTTAATATAGCAATCGATTAGACCAAAAAGTTCTTAAGCATGGCGTGGCCGTGTTCCGTCAAGATGCTTTCGGGGTGGAACTGCACGCCTTCCATGCGCACCGCATGGGGCAGCTCTTTGTGGCGCACACCCATGATTTCGCCGTCGTCTGTCCAAGCAGTAACAGCAAGCACTGCCGGACAAGTCTCCCGTTCTATGGCCAAGGAGTGATAGCGGTTCACCGTGAATTGCTTTGGCAATCCCGCGAACACGCCCTCTTGGGTCGTGGTGATTTGGGAAGTTTTGCCGTGCATCAGCTGCTGCGCACGAATGATCTTGCCACCCAGCGCAGCCCCAATACTTTGGTGCCCCAAACACACACCCAAAATAGGTAGCTGGCCCATGAAATGCTGAATAGCTGCAACAGAAATGCCCGCCTCTGCCGGAGAACAAGGCCCGGGCGACACCACCAAGCGCTCCATCTCGCCTGCGGCAAAGCGCGCGGCCAAGTCAGCTACCGTGATTTCATCGTTGCGAAACACATCCACCTGCGCGCCCAGCTCGCCAAAGTACTGAACGATGTTGTAGGTAAAGCTGTCGTAGTTGTCGATCATGGTGAGCTTCATGCTGCACTCCCAGGCTTGAGGCGAGCAAACTCGCCGGTCTCAAAATCAATCGATGCCGCAATCATGGCGCGGTAGGTGGCCTCGGCCACAGCCTCGGGCGCGCCTAAGTCACGGCTCATTTCACGCACGCGCTCAACAATGCGTTCGATGCGCGGTACGTCCACAATCAAATCCGGCGTCGCCTTGATGCGCGCCGCCTGCGCCACATAGCCACTGCGTTCGGCCATGAGCGCCACGATGCGGTCGTCCAACGCGTCAATGTGCTGGCGCACGTCAGCCATCGTGTGACAGTAAGTCACAGGGATGCGCAGGCCGCCGTGGGCCTGCGGTGCCACGCCGAACTCAGCCGGGGTATTTTCAAATGTCTCTTGCATGGGTTTACTCCAGCCCTTCTTCCACCAACTCGGCGGCCCGCAACAGGGCACGCGCTTTGGCCTCGGTTTCTTTCCACTCCAACTCGGGAACGCTGTCGGCAACCACGC is from Rhodoferax aquaticus and encodes:
- the rplJ gene encoding 50S ribosomal protein L10, which produces MSLNRSEKEAVISDVTGLAAKAQTLVMAEYRGITVADMTKLRTAARSNGVSLSVLKNTLARRSVAGSSFEVVSDMMTGPLIYGFSEDAVAAARVVADFAKTNDKLVIRGGAYGGKSLDANGVKQLASIPSKEVLLAQLLGLMQSPISRTARVLVAVAEKKGAGAVEAPAEAVAA
- the rplA gene encoding 50S ribosomal protein L1, translated to MTKLTKKQKSQAGKVDTNKLYKLGDALGLVKEFANAKFDESIDVAVQLGIDAKKSDQVVRGAVVLPNGTGKTKRVAVFAQGAKAEEAKAAGADVVGMDDLAAMVKAGDMPFDVVIAAPDAMRIVGTLGQILGPRGLMPNPKVGTVTPDVATAVKNAKAGQVQFRVDKAGIVHSTIGRRSFEAEKLQANLAALVDALNKAKPATSKGVYLKKVAVSSTMGVGVRVDLQTIAA
- the trpC gene encoding indole-3-glycerol phosphate synthase TrpC, whose product is MTDILEKIVTVKRAEVAAAMKRKSLAVVREDAESRVLTRDFVGAIKAKLQAGRPAVIAEIKKASPSKGVIRQDFIPADIAQSYAEHGAACLSVLTDVQFFQGSVDYLKQARASCQLPVLRKDFMIDPYQIYESRAMGADCILLIAACLDDAQMQDMEAIAHRLDMAVLVEVHDQPELERALKLKTPLIGINNRNLKTFDVSLDTTLSLRPLVDSDRILVTESGIHQREDVLRMGAAGVGAFLVGEAFMREAEPGEALARLFGTP
- the rplL gene encoding 50S ribosomal protein L7/L12 encodes the protein MAFDKDAFLTALDSMTVMELNDLVKAIEEKFGVSAAAMAAPAAGGGATAAAAEEQTEFNVVLLDAGATKVSVIKAVREITGLGLKEAKDLVDGAPKNVKEGIAKADAEAAVKKLVEAGAKAELK
- a CDS encoding chorismate mutase produces the protein MQETFENTPAEFGVAPQAHGGLRIPVTYCHTMADVRQHIDALDDRIVALMAERSGYVAQAARIKATPDLIVDVPRIERIVERVREMSRDLGAPEAVAEATYRAMIAASIDFETGEFARLKPGSAA
- the secE gene encoding preprotein translocase subunit SecE, coding for MATTQVQTVNSGADTAKLVLAAALLVGSLVAFYLLGKQGVLLQWLVLLLGVAASLIVFFLTESGRQLIAFGKDAWREVRKVVWPARKEAMQITAYVFGFVLIMAVFLWLTDKTLEWLFYDLFLGWKK
- the tuf gene encoding elongation factor Tu, which produces MGKEKFTRTKPHVNVGTIGHVDHGKTTLTAAITTVLASKFGGQAKAYDQIDAAPEEKARGITINTAHVEYETANRHYAHVDCPGHADYVKNMITGAAQMDGAILVCSAADGPMPQTREHILLARQVGVPYIIVFLNKCDMVDDAELLELVEMEVRELLSKYDFPGDDTPIIHGSAKLAMEGDKGALGEEAIMKLADALDTYIPLPERAVDGAFLMPVEDVFSISGRGTVVTGRVERGIVKVGEEIEIVGIADTQKTTCTGVEMFRKLLDQGQAGDNVGILLRGTKREDVQRGQVLCKPGSIKPHTHFTGEIYVLSKDEGGRHTPFFNNYRPQFYFRTTDVTGAIELPEGKEMVMPGDNVSITVKLINPIAMEEGLRFAIREGGRTVGAGVVAKIIA
- a CDS encoding LysE family translocator: MPDTHSLLLFVVAGWILNLTPGPDVLYVVRNALRYGARAGVVAGLGITGGCFVHVAAAAVGMGALLASSAWAFNVVKWVGAAYLVWVGVKLLLTSAGASPLALAAEERGVASAAPDMGQIFTGGFWTNVLNPKVVLFFLAFVPQFIAPEADNKTWAFVALGVIFNLNAIPINTAWALAAAWLAGRVALVQRAMHWLDRVAGLMFVGFGAKLALTHTPTP
- the nusG gene encoding transcription termination/antitermination protein NusG, which codes for MTDQLEVSSDAPLAASATNPDLRWYVVHAYSGMEKAVERNILERIAREGMQDKFGRVLVPMEEVVEVKNGQKKTTERKFFPGYVLVEMVMNDDTWHLIKNTNKVTGFVGGVKNRPAPISEAEVMKIVNQMQEGTEKPRHKIEFMVGEFVRVKEGPFTDFNGSVEDVNYEKSKVRVSVTIFGRSTPVELDFSQIEKT
- the rplK gene encoding 50S ribosomal protein L11: MAKKIVGFIKLQVPAGKANPSPPIGPALGQRGLNIMEFCKAFNAQTQGVEPGLPLPVVITAFADKSFTFIIKSPPSTVLIKKAVKIDKGSSTPHTVKVGKITRAQLEEIAKTKMKDLTAADMDAAVRTIAGSARSMGVNVEGV
- the trpD gene encoding anthranilate phosphoribosyltransferase, encoding MPITPQEALQRTIEHREIFHDEMLHLMRQIMSGEMSPVMMAAIITGLRVKKETIGEITAAAQVMREFSTKVEVADTTHLVDIVGTGGDGSHTFNISTCSMFVAAAAGAKVSKHGGRSVSSKSGSADVLEALGMNINLPPAAIAQCITEQGVGFMFAPNHHPAMKNVAPVRREMGVRTIFNILGPLTNPASAPNILMGVFHQDLVGIQVRALQRLGAEHAIVVYGRDGMDEVSLGAATLVGELKDGKISEYEIHPEDFGMVMSSNRSLKVDTAEDSKAMLLGVLNNQAGPAKDIVLLNAGVALYAANVAKTMGDGIKLAQAAIESGAALRKLEQLVALSQQLKSAA
- a CDS encoding anthranilate synthase component II gives rise to the protein MKLTMIDNYDSFTYNIVQYFGELGAQVDVFRNDEITVADLAARFAAGEMERLVVSPGPCSPAEAGISVAAIQHFMGQLPILGVCLGHQSIGAALGGKIIRAQQLMHGKTSQITTTQEGVFAGLPKQFTVNRYHSLAIERETCPAVLAVTAWTDDGEIMGVRHKELPHAVRMEGVQFHPESILTEHGHAMLKNFLV